ATGTTGGTTGTAATGATTGTCGAACCCTTGCAGTATCTGCCGTCGATGACTTTGTGAAAGAGATTGGCGTTTCGCGCATCATTCTGTTCGAGTCGGTCGAAGCC
The Syntrophobacterales bacterium DNA segment above includes these coding regions:
- a CDS encoding ATP-binding protein, whose protein sequence is MRDGIADNTPDQKLKHFLVPKILLIDEVGFDRLEQNDARNANLFHKVIDGRYCKGSTIITTN